One Synechococcus sp. CC9605 genomic window carries:
- a CDS encoding SulP family inorganic anion transporter encodes MAKRSNPTLANQWLANPSKDLLSGLVVAFAMIPEAIAFSGIAGVDPKVGLFGAFCLSLTIAVVGGRMAMITSATGSTALLMTSLVATGEARGPGLGVQYLMVAGLVTGLLQILWGYLRLAYQMRFVPQGVLSGFVNALALLIFQAQLPQLGLNLHAGDGDHGASSLLPHGGQIPVVWGLVLLGLVIIYGLPRLTRVVPSQLVAIIALTAISLGFSFDIPTVSSLGTLPAGLPSFSLPFGEGGVPFSLDTLGLVLPTALAISLVGLMETFLTQDILDDKTDTTTNKNVEARGQGIANIVSSLFGGMAGCALVGQSVMNVDNGGRTRLSTLFSGVSLLAMILLAGPWLKQIPMAALVAVMISIAVSTADINGLRNLRRIPKSDTSVMLITFAVTMLTTPHNLALGVLAGVALAGILFSRKVAKVIQVEAVEVSDLERLYRVQGQLFFVSKVYFLQGFDLHDHPERITIDLSQAHIWDQSGVAALDQVIRKYRSGGSVVSVIGLNEESLDLFERIGGQESAHA; translated from the coding sequence ATGGCCAAGCGATCCAACCCAACCCTGGCGAATCAGTGGTTGGCTAACCCCAGCAAAGACCTGCTCTCGGGTCTGGTGGTGGCTTTCGCGATGATTCCTGAGGCCATTGCCTTCTCGGGGATCGCTGGGGTGGACCCCAAAGTGGGCCTGTTCGGAGCCTTCTGCCTGTCGCTGACCATCGCCGTCGTGGGTGGTCGCATGGCCATGATCACCTCTGCCACTGGCTCCACGGCGCTGTTGATGACAAGTCTTGTGGCCACCGGTGAAGCCCGGGGGCCAGGCCTGGGCGTCCAGTACCTGATGGTGGCGGGGTTGGTGACGGGTCTGCTGCAGATCCTCTGGGGGTATCTGCGTCTTGCCTATCAGATGCGCTTTGTTCCCCAAGGGGTGCTGAGCGGTTTCGTCAATGCGCTGGCCTTGCTGATTTTTCAGGCCCAGCTGCCCCAGCTCGGCCTCAACCTTCACGCTGGAGATGGTGACCATGGGGCCTCGTCGTTGCTTCCCCATGGCGGCCAGATCCCCGTCGTCTGGGGCTTGGTCCTGCTGGGCCTGGTGATCATTTATGGCCTTCCCCGTTTGACCCGGGTGGTGCCTTCACAGCTGGTGGCCATCATTGCGTTAACCGCCATCAGCCTGGGATTCAGCTTCGACATCCCCACGGTCAGCAGCCTCGGCACCCTTCCTGCAGGTCTGCCCTCCTTCAGTCTCCCCTTCGGTGAAGGAGGTGTTCCTTTCAGCTTGGACACCCTTGGCTTGGTGCTCCCCACCGCCTTGGCCATCTCCCTGGTGGGTCTGATGGAAACCTTCCTGACCCAGGACATCCTCGATGACAAGACCGACACCACCACCAACAAAAACGTTGAGGCACGGGGTCAAGGCATCGCCAACATCGTCTCGTCCCTGTTTGGTGGCATGGCCGGTTGTGCCCTCGTGGGCCAGTCCGTGATGAATGTGGACAACGGAGGTCGCACGCGACTGTCCACTCTGTTCTCAGGGGTGAGCCTGCTGGCGATGATCCTGCTGGCTGGGCCCTGGCTCAAGCAAATTCCGATGGCGGCCCTGGTGGCCGTGATGATCAGCATCGCTGTCAGCACCGCTGACATCAACGGTCTGCGCAACCTGCGTCGCATCCCCAAGAGCGACACCTCGGTGATGCTGATAACCTTCGCCGTCACGATGCTCACCACCCCGCACAACCTCGCCTTAGGCGTGCTGGCTGGTGTAGCGCTGGCAGGAATTCTGTTCAGCCGCAAGGTGGCCAAGGTGATTCAGGTGGAAGCCGTCGAGGTTAGTGATCTGGAGCGCCTGTACCGCGTGCAGGGGCAGCTGTTCTTCGTCAGCAAGGTGTATTTCCTCCAGGGATTCGACCTTCACGACCATCCCGAGCGCATCACGATTGACCTCTCTCAAGCCCACATATGGGACCAGAGCGGCGTGGCTGCTCTGGATCAGGTCATCCGGAAATACCGCAGCGGTGGGTCTGTTGTCAGCGTGATTGGCCTGAACGAGGAAAGCCTTGATCTGTTCGAGCGGATCGGCGGTCAGGAATCAGCCCATGCATGA